In one window of Flavobacterium ginsengisoli DNA:
- a CDS encoding YdeI/OmpD-associated family protein gives MGNYNKDVTAYIAKMADFAKPILNHLRDVIFSTCPDVEENIKWGTPHYSYKGDHLVMMGGFKQHCSFSLYKAELMKDKEIQASVKAGKKFGYLDKIKNLSELPSKEILTAYIKEAMILNENGTAKPKPVKEKSAAEVVAPKEFMDALKKDSKAIEIFESKSPSFRKNYIIWIADAKTDETRNKRITQSLEWIAEGKDRFWQSKK, from the coding sequence ATGGGAAATTATAACAAAGATGTTACAGCTTACATTGCAAAAATGGCAGACTTTGCAAAACCTATTTTAAACCATTTACGAGATGTAATTTTTAGTACCTGCCCCGATGTAGAAGAAAATATTAAATGGGGAACACCACATTATTCTTATAAAGGTGATCATTTAGTTATGATGGGAGGTTTTAAACAACATTGTTCTTTTAGCTTATATAAAGCTGAATTGATGAAAGACAAGGAAATTCAAGCAAGTGTAAAAGCGGGCAAAAAATTTGGCTATTTAGACAAGATCAAAAACTTATCGGAGTTGCCAAGTAAAGAGATATTAACCGCATATATCAAAGAGGCAATGATTTTAAATGAAAACGGAACCGCTAAACCTAAACCTGTAAAAGAAAAATCTGCTGCAGAAGTTGTGGCTCCTAAAGAATTTATGGATGCATTAAAAAAGGACAGCAAAGCGATCGAGATTTTTGAAAGCAAATCGCCGTCATTCCGTAAAAATTATATTATTTGGATTGCAGATGCCAAGACAGATGAAACTAGAAATAAAAGAATTACACAATCGCTAGAGTGGATTGCAGAAGGGAAAGACAGATTTTGGCAATCTAAGAAATAA
- a CDS encoding amino acid permease, translating into MKNNHDAAEETQLKRGLTNRHIQLIALGGSIGTGLFLGIGPAAVLAGPSVILGYAIAGIIAFFIMRQLGEMVVEEPVSGSFSYFAYKYCGSFAGFASGWNYWILYILVSMAELTAIGVYVQFWWPEIPLWASSLFFFLVINALNFASVKVYGETEFWFSIIKVVAIIAMILFGTYLLISGTGGEHATIHNLYNDGGFFPKGFFEKTANGNFQGLLSAMALIMFSFGGLELIGITAAEAENPEKNIPKATNQVIYRILIFYVGALVILFALSPWRQITTDSSPFVMVFQNLNGMEFTLFGQKIFFTKLIANVLNLIVLTAALSVYNSSVYSNSRMLFGLADQGSAPKFLKKLNKHSVPVNAILISSCFVAICILINKIMPEEAFSILMSLVVSCLVINWVMISYTHLQFRRAKDEENTKTKFASIFYPVSNYICFAFLLGILAIMWMTNMKISVELIPIWLGILFLFYKIFKVKK; encoded by the coding sequence GTGAAAAATAATCATGATGCTGCAGAAGAGACTCAGCTTAAACGTGGACTCACTAATCGACATATTCAGTTAATCGCCTTAGGCGGATCTATAGGAACAGGCCTTTTCCTTGGCATTGGGCCAGCAGCCGTTTTAGCGGGACCGTCTGTTATTTTAGGATATGCTATTGCCGGAATTATCGCTTTTTTTATAATGAGACAACTTGGAGAAATGGTTGTTGAAGAACCTGTTTCGGGAAGTTTTAGCTATTTTGCCTATAAATATTGCGGTTCATTTGCTGGTTTTGCATCAGGTTGGAATTATTGGATTTTATATATTCTGGTTAGTATGGCCGAACTTACAGCAATTGGTGTTTATGTACAGTTTTGGTGGCCCGAAATTCCGCTTTGGGCATCCAGTTTATTTTTCTTCTTGGTTATTAACGCTTTAAATTTTGCCTCTGTAAAAGTGTACGGAGAAACAGAATTTTGGTTTTCAATTATAAAAGTAGTTGCCATTATTGCTATGATTCTTTTTGGAACTTATTTGCTAATAAGTGGAACAGGAGGAGAACACGCTACAATTCATAATTTGTATAACGATGGAGGTTTTTTTCCAAAAGGTTTCTTTGAAAAAACGGCCAATGGAAATTTCCAAGGTTTATTGTCTGCAATGGCGCTGATTATGTTTTCTTTTGGCGGACTAGAACTAATTGGAATAACCGCTGCTGAAGCAGAAAATCCAGAAAAAAACATTCCAAAAGCAACCAATCAGGTTATTTATAGAATTCTTATATTTTATGTTGGTGCATTAGTAATTTTATTTGCTTTGTCACCTTGGAGACAAATTACCACAGATAGTAGTCCGTTTGTAATGGTTTTTCAAAATTTAAACGGAATGGAATTTACGTTATTTGGCCAGAAAATCTTTTTTACAAAGCTTATCGCTAATGTTCTTAATCTAATTGTATTAACTGCGGCTTTATCTGTATATAACAGTAGTGTATACAGCAACTCACGTATGCTATTTGGTTTAGCAGATCAAGGCAGTGCTCCAAAGTTTTTAAAGAAGTTAAACAAACACTCAGTGCCAGTTAATGCTATTTTAATATCTTCCTGTTTTGTCGCAATCTGTATTTTAATCAATAAAATAATGCCAGAAGAAGCTTTTAGCATTTTAATGTCTTTAGTAGTTTCTTGCTTGGTTATTAACTGGGTTATGATTTCGTATACGCATCTGCAATTTAGACGAGCAAAAGACGAGGAAAATACAAAAACAAAATTTGCTTCAATATTTTACCCAGTAAGCAATTACATCTGTTTTGCATTTTTACTAGGTATTTTAGCCATCATGTGGATGACAAATATGAAGATATCCGTAGAATTGATTCCTATTTGGCTAGGTATTCTTTTCCTATTTTATAAAATATTTAAAGTAAAAAAATAA